Genomic window (Candidatus Binataceae bacterium):
GTCGATGCGACCAACTACGTAATGCTGGAGACCGGCCAGCCGCTACACGCTTTCGATCTGAGTAAGATCGCCGAGGGAAAGATCGTGGTGCGCCGCGCCGACGCCGATCGCGAATTTACTACCCTGGACAACCTCACACGCGACCTTCAGCCTGATGATCTGTTGATTGCCGATCCGGCCAAGCCCCTGGCGATCGCCGGAGTGATGGGCGGACTGAACTCCGAGGTCAGCGAAGCGACCACCACCATCCTGCTCGAGAGCGCGTACTTTGAGCCCGCCACGGTGGCGCGCACCTCCCGACGCCTGCAACTCTATAGCGAGGCGAGCTCCCGCTTTGCGCGCGCGATCGATCGCGCGGGGCAGGCGAGGGCGCTGGCTCGCGTCGCGGAGCTAATCGGCGCCTTCTCGGGTGGCAGGCTCTGGGGCGACTTGAGGGACGTCGAACCGCGCCCGGCGCCGGTGCGCAACATAAGCCTCGATCTCACCATCATAGAATCGCTCATTGGGGTAGCGGTCGCTCCCGCCGAGAGCCGGCGGTGGTTGAGAGCGATAGGAGCCGAGGTAAAGTCGGCCGGTCGCGGGTCGTTAAAGGTCGTGCCCCCGTCCTGGCGCGCCGATTTGAACGAGCCCGCCGACCTGGTGGAGGAAGTGGCACGGCTGGGCGGCCTCGACCATATCCCCAGCGGTCTGCCGGCGCGGATTGCAGCACGGCCCAGCCAGAGTCCGTTGCGCGCATTTCTCAAGAACACACGCGAAGTGATGCTGGGAGCGGGCCTCAACGAAGTACGGACATTGGCGTTCACCGGACCCGCCGATAACGTGAGGTATGCGGGCGTCACGCCGGAACCTAGACCGGTTGTCGTTCAGAATCCCCTGTCCGCGGAACTCAGCGAGCTGCGGCTGAGCCTCATCCCTGGGCTGACCGGGGCGTTACGGTTCAACCTCAATCGGCAGGCCTCGGCGGTGCACACTTTCGAGCTTGGAAAAGTGTTCGCGATGCGCGAGGGCAGCGCCGCCGAGACTCTGGTGTTGGCCGGGCTGAGTTACGGTCCATATCTCATTGCGGCTCTCGGTCAGGATGGGGTCGGCAGCGGATTTTTTGCTATGAAGGGAATCCTCGAATCGTGGTTCGCCGCAATGGATGTCCGCGAGCGAATTTCGTTCGACGTCGCCGCGCCTTCCGAGGTACCGTTTCTACATCCCGCCCGCGCCGCGAAGATCGCGGTCGAGGGCTCTCGGGTGGGCTATCTGGGTGAACTGCATCCCGGGGAGGGGCTACGACTCGAGCTCGACGGACCGTGCGCGGTCTTCGAACTTGACTTAACGAAATTCATTTCTTATGGTTTCACGCCGCGCAAAACGATCGAGGTACCCCCGCGTTTTCCCACGGTTAGACGCGACGTGGCACTGGTTCTCGAACGCGGGCTCCCGGCCGCGACGGTTATCGAGACCGTGAAGGAAGTTGCGCCGCCCTTGCTAGAGAGTGTCGAGGTCTTCGATGTTTACGAAGGGCAAGGGATCGAGTCGGGGAAGAAGAGCGTTGCGCTGGCTTGTCGATACCGGGCGAGAGATCGCACGCTGACAGATGAGGAGGTAAACCGGATCCATTCGGCGGTGGTCGAACGGGTCAGGACACGCCTGGGAGCTGGGTTGCGGCAGTAAAGCGTGCTCGTTGCGAGTTGGTGGGGACCAATACGCCACAGGGCATGACCAAAGCGGACCTCGTAGATCTGATTTACGAGCGAGTAGGCTCCTCCAAGAAGGAGGCCTCTGCAATTGTTGAAGCGGTTTTCGCGATCATCCGTGGAAGTCTGTGCGAAGGGGATAAGGTCAAGATTTCCGGCTTCGGGACGTTTATCGTCAATCACAAGAACGCCCGCCGCGGCCGCAATCCGCAAACCGGTGTCCCCATAACAATCGACTCGCGCCGCGTGCTATCCTTCAAGGCGAGCCAGGTCCTCAAGGATCGAATCAACAACGGCATTTCCGCCCGGCCATGACCCGCAAAAGCCGCCCTGCCGCGCCCAAGCGTAACAAGCCCAAGGCCGCGGCGCCCGCGCGGACTGTGACCCAGCTAGTCGCGGGGATGCCCGAGCGAGGCCTCAAGATTGGGGAAGCGGCTGAGGTACTCGGGGTGGAGACTTACGTGCTGCGCTTTTGGGAGACGCAGTTTCCGTTTCTGAGACCGCGCCATTCGCGCACCAAGCATCGCTTCTACCACGACCTCGACCTCGAGGTGCTGCGCCTGATAAAAGGGTTGTTGCATCAGGAAGGCTTCACGATTGCGGGAGCCAACAAGTACATCCGCGAGAACGGGCTCGAGACTCTGTTGGCGGGCAAACCGACTACTGTTATGCGACCCGAACAAACACCCTCTGCGGGAGAAACTCCCCAGAAATCTCCGGTCGACGGACACACGCGTCGGGTGCTTTCCGATGTACGCCGCGATCTCGAGTCGTTGCACAAAATGCTCGAGTAAATAAATTCGATGTCTGATCCCCTCCTCATAAGTTCCACCTTTCCGATGGCGCGCTGCAGATCGTGCCAGAAGGATGTACTGACCTGCGTGCAGTTCGATCATGACGGTGTCGAATACCGCAGCTGCGCGCATTGCGACACGCCGATCGCCAGCGAACTGTCGTGGGTCAGTGCAACGGAGTTGGAATCGAGCGGTTACGAGATCGGTCAGCGCCGCGGCAACAAGGGTGGGTGCGGCTGCGGCTCAGGCGGTTGCAGCATCCGCAAGCCCTGACACCCGATTTCGTGGAATTGCCCGCCGAGCGGCGGCAGGACAGCTCCTCCCCGTGGCTGCTTTCACCGCGCGCCGGCGTGCACCGCAAAGCTCTTAAGCGCGTACTTTACATCAGCTCACTACTCCGGTCTGGCGCAAAGCTTCGTAGACTACGATCGACACAGCGTTGGCGAGATTCAGGCTTCGTACTCGAGGTTCGAAAATCGGGATGCGGAAGGTGGAATCCGTCCGCTCGGCGATGAACTCGGGGCCGAGCCCCTTGGTCTCGCTCCCGAACACCAGGTAGTCGCCGCGGGCATAGTTGGCGGCCAGGTAACTCGGCTCGGCGCGCGCGGAGAAAAATTTGGCCGCGAGTTTTTGATTGGCCGCGACGAACGGCTCCCATCCGGGATAGGTGCGTAGATCAACCAGCGGCCAGTAGTCCAGTCCGGCGCGTTTGAGGTAGCGATCCGCGAGGGAAAAACCCAGCGGCCCCACCAGATGCAAGCGCGTCTTTGTGGCCGCCGCCAGACGCGCGATCGATCCGGTGTTTTGCGGAATCTCCGGGCGCACCAGCACGATGTGCAGAGCGGGTTGGTCGGGGCTCAAGTGGGAGGAGCGCTCGCGATTGGATGCCGCACGCCGCTGAGATTCAGAAAGAATCTCCCGGTCTCATCGCACTCGAGCCTATCCGTCAGATGATAGTAAGCATTGCGCAGAAACCGCGCGCGGAGTTTGCCGCTCTTGACCCGTGCGTAGAGCGCGTTGTCCGCGCCAACCTGCAGGGCGGAAGCATCGAGGGGCTCGCGGGTTTCATCGTTTAGCAGCATCGCGAAGCCACCGAGTCCGTCGTCCTCCAGCGTGCGGACGACATAGGGTGTGTCTTCCACCCTGATCGACGCCCGTTCATCGCCGACCTGCAGAAAGAACGTCCCGTCTGGATTGGGCTGAATTGATTTGCTGAACAACAACGCGATGCGTGGATTGTCGATCCGCTCGTCATCGGTGTACCAGTTGCCGTCGCGCCGGAACGAGATTTTTCCCGATTCGACCGGGTAAAAGCCAGCTCGCGCCATCGTCTATTTACGGTTGCGGCTATCCAGGATGATCGTGACCGGACCCTCGTTGACCAGGTCGACTTCCATCCGGGCACCGAACTCTCCCGTCTCAACCTTAACATCACGTTGGCGAACGAGCGAGATGAAGTGTTCGTAGAGGCGCTGCGCTTCCAAGGGGGGAGCCGCGCGAACGAACGATGGACGGCGTCCCGACTCGGTATCCGCGAGCAGGGTGAATTGCGAAATTACCAGCAGCTGCCCACCGACCGCGCCGAGCGCCAGGTTCATTTTGCCGGCGTTATCCGCAAAGACGCGCAATCCTAGCGTCCGATCCGCGATAAAGGCCGCATCGGCTTCCGTATCGTCGCGGGCGACTCCCAGGAGCACCACCATTCCGCGCGCGATGCTTCCCACCACGCGGTCGCCGACCCTGACCTCGGCCCGGCTGACCCGTTGAAGAATTGCCCGCACGATTGCGTCGTATATGGGGAGGGTGCCACAGAGCAAGCCGCTAAAACATGTTCCGTTCGACCTGTCGGGAAGCTTACTATAGTCTCATCGCCCTATGATTCCGGTCCTTTTTCATATCGGACCTCTGTCCGTTTACAGCTATGGCATGATGATGGCGCTGGGGTTTCTGGCCGCCGACTACGTCATTACGCTCGAATGTCGACGGCGCGGGATCGTGACCGAGTACGCCTCGTCCATCGTGGTGTGGTCTGCGATTGTCGGAATAAGCAGCGCCCGGGTTCTGGATATCCTCAACAATTTTTCCAACTATTGGGCAGATCCGAAGTCGATGATCCTGTCGGGTTCTGGATTTGTTTGGTACGGCGGTCTGTTCGGTGGAATTTTCGGCGCCTATCTGGTCTCGCGCTACTACAAAATAGGGTTTTTAAAAACCATCGACATGTGTGGCCCCGCCCTGGCCATCGGACAGGCGATCGGACGACTGGGGTGCCAGCTGTCCGGCGACGGTGATTGGGGTTTGCCCTCCAAGCTACCGTGGGCTATGGCCTATCCGCGCGCGATCGTCGGATGGAACTCGCAGACCGTGCTCAAGCTGGACGCGCACGGTCAGCTGGTCTCGGGTTTTTTTCCGGGCGTCCGTGTGCATCCGGCGCCCATCTATGAGACGCTGCTATATACGGGGGTTTTTGTCATCCTTTGGAGACTGCGCGGCAGGGGTTTTGCCGACGGTCAATTGTTTTTCCTGTACTTGATACTCGCGGGCACAGCTCGTTTCATGGTTGAGTTCGTACGAATCAATCCGCGCGTGTTTATCGGCCTTAGCGAGGCGCAATTGATCGCAATTGCCATGATTATCTTCGGGTCGATGGCGTGGTTCCTGGTGGGAGCCAAGCAGGAGAGCGTCGCGGCCAAGCAGGCGATACACGCCTGAAAGTCATGAGAGCAACTAACAAACTGATCTATACCGTCGCCGCAGTGATCGCGCTGGTGGGGATCGTGCTCCTGATCGCCGGCCAGCTGCGCGACAATCACCGCACCCCCAACCCTGACCGGGAACAAGCATCCCCCCATGAAGAGGAGCAAGAATCGCCGCCGGTCGCCGCGGGAGACAAAGCCGCGAATTTCAAGCTCGAAGCTCTCGATGGCACCACGGTGTCACTGGAGCAGCTGAAGGGTAAGGTGGTCTTTCTCAACATCTGGGCCACGTGGTGCGGTCCATGCCGCGAGGAAATGCCCTCGATGGAGACGCTGTACGATGAGCTCCGCACTAACCGGGACTTCGTGATGCTCGCGGTCAGCCAGGATACCAAAGGCCGCTTGGTGGTCGCGCCCTATGTCGAGAAAAACGGTTACCGCTTCAAAGTTCTGCTCGACCCGGAAAACAAGGTCGGCGAGGCGTACGATGTCAGCGGCGTACCGGAAACGTTCATCATCGATCGCGGCGGCAGGATCGTCGCCCATCACATGGGTGCTTTCGACTGGTCTCGTCCCGACGTCAAAGACGCGCTCAGGCAACTTCTTGAGTCGAAACCAAGCTGATTGGTTAGATAAGAATCCCGGTGCATCAGAACCGTGGTTTTGCTTAAATTGAAGAACTCTGCAATGGCCGGTGTCGCATGGCGGTAATAAAGCGGAATCGTTGGGCAATAACTTTGGCGATCTTTGTGATCGCCTCTTTCCTGGGACTCGGTTCGGTGGCGGTGCGCCGCGCGCAAGCGCTGCCCAACGATACGTACCAGGAACTGGAAACCTTCGCGAACGTGCTCGCGATCGTCCAGAAAAACTACGTCGAGCCGGTTACGACCAAGCGCCTCATCGACGGTGCGATAACCGGGATGCTCTCATCACTCGACCCGCACAGCGCCTACCTCACACCCGAGTTGTATCGGGACCTGGAAGTGGAGACGCGCGGCAGTTTCGGGGGGCTCGGGATAGAGATCACGATCAAGAACGGCATCCTAACCGTGATGTCGCCCATCGATGACACCCCGGCCTATCGGGCAGGTATCAAGTCCGGCGACCAAATCATCAAGATCGACAACGACTTCACCAAGGACATGACCCTGACCGAAGCGGTCAAGCGGATGCGTGGGCCCAAAGGATCGAAGATCAAGTTGACCATGCACCGCCAGAATGTCCCCGAACTTTTCACGGTGGCGATCGCGCGGGACGTGATCAAGATTCCGTCGGTCAAGGCCAAGAAGCTCGATGAGGGCTTCGACTACATCCGGGTCAGCACCTTCCAGGAGAACACCGACGAGGCGGTGCAGAAGGCGCTTGACGACTTCGAGAAGGAACACGAAGGCCACATCAAGGGCCTGGTTCTCGACCTGCGCGACGATCCCGGTGGCCTGCTGCAGCAGGCAGTGAAAGTCTCGGATGAATTCCTCGACGGCGGCATGATCGTTTACACCCTGGGTCGTCGGGAAGACCAGGAACAGAAGTTCTTTTCCCACAAGAAGACGGGTTTTGACGACTACCCGCTAGTAGTACTCGTCAACGGCGGGACCGCGAGCGCCAGCGAGATCGTCGCCGGGGCACTGCAGGACCAGCGCCGCGCGGTCGTGGTCGGCACGCAGACCTTCGGCAAAGGCTCCGTTCAGACCATCCTTCCGCTCGA
Coding sequences:
- the pheT gene encoding phenylalanine--tRNA ligase subunit beta, whose protein sequence is MKLPLSWLGKFVQLDATANQIADRLSAAGLVVENIQKIEPAFQGVVVAKVVEVGRHPNADRLSLCQVDAGAKGRFSVVCGAPNARTGMTAALAMVGARLAGADKGQHGDGVPRLEDLPALEAATIRGVRSEGMLCSERELKLSDEHAGILELPDDAPVGSDLADFLFLPDSLLDVEVTPNRGDCLSIIGLAREVAAIFGVRLNVPRPRPIRGGTKTERPDKFVVEIMAPDLCPRYAALAMTNIKIGPSPIRLRRRLELCGMRALNSVVDATNYVMLETGQPLHAFDLSKIAEGKIVVRRADADREFTTLDNLTRDLQPDDLLIADPAKPLAIAGVMGGLNSEVSEATTTILLESAYFEPATVARTSRRLQLYSEASSRFARAIDRAGQARALARVAELIGAFSGGRLWGDLRDVEPRPAPVRNISLDLTIIESLIGVAVAPAESRRWLRAIGAEVKSAGRGSLKVVPPSWRADLNEPADLVEEVARLGGLDHIPSGLPARIAARPSQSPLRAFLKNTREVMLGAGLNEVRTLAFTGPADNVRYAGVTPEPRPVVVQNPLSAELSELRLSLIPGLTGALRFNLNRQASAVHTFELGKVFAMREGSAAETLVLAGLSYGPYLIAALGQDGVGSGFFAMKGILESWFAAMDVRERISFDVAAPSEVPFLHPARAAKIAVEGSRVGYLGELHPGEGLRLELDGPCAVFELDLTKFISYGFTPRKTIEVPPRFPTVRRDVALVLERGLPAATVIETVKEVAPPLLESVEVFDVYEGQGIESGKKSVALACRYRARDRTLTDEEVNRIHSAVVERVRTRLGAGLRQ
- a CDS encoding redoxin domain-containing protein, which gives rise to MRATNKLIYTVAAVIALVGIVLLIAGQLRDNHRTPNPDREQASPHEEEQESPPVAAGDKAANFKLEALDGTTVSLEQLKGKVVFLNIWATWCGPCREEMPSMETLYDELRTNRDFVMLAVSQDTKGRLVVAPYVEKNGYRFKVLLDPENKVGEAYDVSGVPETFIIDRGGRIVAHHMGAFDWSRPDVKDALRQLLESKPS
- the dtd gene encoding D-aminoacyl-tRNA deacylase — protein: MLCGTLPIYDAIVRAILQRVSRAEVRVGDRVVGSIARGMVVLLGVARDDTEADAAFIADRTLGLRVFADNAGKMNLALGAVGGQLLVISQFTLLADTESGRRPSFVRAAPPLEAQRLYEHFISLVRQRDVKVETGEFGARMEVDLVNEGPVTIILDSRNRK
- a CDS encoding DUF1285 domain-containing protein, translated to MARAGFYPVESGKISFRRDGNWYTDDERIDNPRIALLFSKSIQPNPDGTFFLQVGDERASIRVEDTPYVVRTLEDDGLGGFAMLLNDETREPLDASALQVGADNALYARVKSGKLRARFLRNAYYHLTDRLECDETGRFFLNLSGVRHPIASAPPT
- a CDS encoding prolipoprotein diacylglyceryl transferase, with the translated sequence MIPVLFHIGPLSVYSYGMMMALGFLAADYVITLECRRRGIVTEYASSIVVWSAIVGISSARVLDILNNFSNYWADPKSMILSGSGFVWYGGLFGGIFGAYLVSRYYKIGFLKTIDMCGPALAIGQAIGRLGCQLSGDGDWGLPSKLPWAMAYPRAIVGWNSQTVLKLDAHGQLVSGFFPGVRVHPAPIYETLLYTGVFVILWRLRGRGFADGQLFFLYLILAGTARFMVEFVRINPRVFIGLSEAQLIAIAMIIFGSMAWFLVGAKQESVAAKQAIHA
- a CDS encoding MerR family transcriptional regulator, translating into MTRKSRPAAPKRNKPKAAAPARTVTQLVAGMPERGLKIGEAAEVLGVETYVLRFWETQFPFLRPRHSRTKHRFYHDLDLEVLRLIKGLLHQEGFTIAGANKYIRENGLETLLAGKPTTVMRPEQTPSAGETPQKSPVDGHTRRVLSDVRRDLESLHKMLE
- a CDS encoding tRNA (cytidine(34)-2'-O)-methyltransferase encodes the protein MSPDQPALHIVLVRPEIPQNTGSIARLAAATKTRLHLVGPLGFSLADRYLKRAGLDYWPLVDLRTYPGWEPFVAANQKLAAKFFSARAEPSYLAANYARGDYLVFGSETKGLGPEFIAERTDSTFRIPIFEPRVRSLNLANAVSIVVYEALRQTGVVS
- a CDS encoding S41 family peptidase, with translation MAVIKRNRWAITLAIFVIASFLGLGSVAVRRAQALPNDTYQELETFANVLAIVQKNYVEPVTTKRLIDGAITGMLSSLDPHSAYLTPELYRDLEVETRGSFGGLGIEITIKNGILTVMSPIDDTPAYRAGIKSGDQIIKIDNDFTKDMTLTEAVKRMRGPKGSKIKLTMHRQNVPELFTVAIARDVIKIPSVKAKKLDEGFDYIRVSTFQENTDEAVQKALDDFEKEHEGHIKGLVLDLRDDPGGLLQQAVKVSDEFLDGGMIVYTLGRREDQEQKFFSHKKTGFDDYPLVVLVNGGTASASEIVAGALQDQRRAVVVGTQTFGKGSVQTILPLDDHSALRLTTARYFTPNGRSIQAVGITPDVDVEPPKPTLAALEIPGAEVDENPEIHESDLPHHFQNGQSHKDSEGATAPAPQSSTSPSATKPGTKSGKAQKAEKEEKEKDVQLEKAIDILKHWNSFKLQLAKGDVQQSVSSSGQQQ
- a CDS encoding integration host factor subunit alpha yields the protein MTKADLVDLIYERVGSSKKEASAIVEAVFAIIRGSLCEGDKVKISGFGTFIVNHKNARRGRNPQTGVPITIDSRRVLSFKASQVLKDRINNGISARP